The region gatTTCTACAGCACTGTAGCGCCGGAGTTTTTAAAACTACAAAACGAAAGCGGAATTCCTGAAGAGGCTCTAAGCGACATTACACCGCGATTTTTAGGTGGCAGATTAGGCTTACGAGATCCGCAGTGTTTCGACGAGCAAGCCACGatcattttagaaaatttgaagaaCGACAATTATACGACGCAAGATCGCATTCTCGGTTTAGATAAAATGCACATGGATTTTGCGATCAGTCACTTAGCCAAAATGCACGCCATAACGATCGGCTTGAAACTCAAGAAGCCTGATTTCTTCAAAAGAGTAGTGCTACCCATTCTCGAGTACGCCGTGAACGAGGATGCAAAAGATTGTGTAATTGATATGGTACAGAAGGCGCACAacgattacaaaaatatgaaagaagcGGAATCTTATCTGAACAAGATCGAGAAAACGCTCGAGTATGCGAAGAGCGTCACCATAACACCGAAAGAACCCTGGACGACATTGGTACACAACGATTTCTGGGTGAataatatgttgtttaaatacGATAAGACAGACAAGCTGATCAATATGAAAATTGTAGACTTTCAATTGACGATCTACGACTACGGCGTGCATGATCTCATATTTTTCCTCATATCAAGTTCTCGAAAAGAAGTACTCGACGAACATCTCGACGACATGATTGACTTGTATTACAACTCTTTCATCAAGTGTTTGGAATCGCTAAGCGTGAACACAAACATATTTCCTAAGAGCCAGTTTATGGAGCAATTGAATCAGTGCGCTCCCATCAGATTCAAGCAATGCATTATGATGGTGCAGGTAATCCAAGCGGCACGTGGCTCCGTTACAGAATCAACTGATACTGCGGAGAAAGATGTTTTCAAGGGTAGC is a window of Cataglyphis hispanica isolate Lineage 1 chromosome 4, ULB_Chis1_1.0, whole genome shotgun sequence DNA encoding:
- the LOC126849203 gene encoding uncharacterized protein LOC126849203; this encodes MKTQSTSMLPVKNLDALLMQTYGSDFQIHDVEWKQLTDPGENFGSQILAITVNAEQNGKKKTLNMVVKLPPKSQYLLDLFDSPITFKKELDFYSTVAPEFLKLQNESGIPEEALSDITPRFLGGRLGLRDPQCFDEQATIILENLKNDNYTTQDRILGLDKMHMDFAISHLAKMHAITIGLKLKKPDFFKRVVLPILEYAVNEDAKDCVIDMVQKAHNDYKNMKEAESYLNKIEKTLEYAKSVTITPKEPWTTLVHNDFWVNNMLFKYDKTDKLINMKIVDFQLTIYDYGVHDLIFFLISSSRKEVLDEHLDDMIDLYYNSFIKCLESLSVNTNIFPKSQFMEQLNQCAPIRFKQCIMMVQVIQAARGSVTESTDTAEKDVFKGSINDENYKQKMLHILSVFDRKGWFVK